The segment TGATGATAATCTCAAATGCCTTCTATGGAGGCCTGGTCTGATCATCACAAATATCTGCTAACTTTTGCTGTATGAAATGTTATAGTGCAATTCTGTCTATCTTTCTGTCAGAACAAAAATTCCTTGGTTATTACTTACTATTACTATTATTACTTATATATGGGTCAGTATATGTCTGCCATCCTCCCATAGACAGTCTCTGGATCAACATTAGATGGGTCAGATTATGTCTGCCCTCATTGTTAGATACTtgttttataggagttataattGCTGATGCATAGGTCAGATTCATGTCTGCTACTTATTTCTACTCATATGTtgcttgtatacatgtacttttggaTGCTTGAAATAGATTAGAATGATGTAATCCAGGTTATAAAATCAGTTAGGAGTTTTGATGGCCTTTCGGAATTTTTTCTATTAAAAACTAtgttgtgttatacatgtattatcaaataTTTCCCAAATGGTTATCATGACTTAAAATTCAATCCCTTTGCAAGAAAGAGTACAAGTTTGAGAATCAAATCATCATACTGTTTTATAGGAATGACTTTGTTTCCCTTTGTCTATGTATCTCACCTTAGCTATAAGTTCAAATTATAAGCTTTTTTGATCTCCTGTTGtcctatctgtctgtctgtccatttgtctgtagattttacacattttcaacttcactaAAACCACTAGAAGACAGattttgtcaatattttacTCTGCTTTCTTCTTGTCATTATTTGTCGTAGTTAGACAGTATTGAATTATGATTTGACCAGAGGAAGCAACTTCAAATGCAACATCTAAATATTTTTGCTGGACAGCTTTAACATTGGAGAAGCACTTCATAACATCTGTGATAGAATAAATTTTATCTTGTAAGAAGTTCTTCAACTCCACAGAGGTATCGGCATCAATATACTGCTGTAAAAGATGCTGACACTGATGTTGTTGAGCTAAGCTTGTAACTAAAGGTAAGTCACTGCTGCTAGTGGTAGTTTGCAGGCAGATttcacaatgtaaaacttatacggtaccaattttgattcaccagatccgcatttcgacaaataatgtctcttcagtgatgctcaaccgaaatgtttgaaatccgaaataataccttttttatattaaaattggtCTGCTGTCCACATGTATTAAATCTCCAGAAGTACTTAGACaactctgtgtgtgtgtgggggggggggggggtgtcagccaggagccagatagctcagttggtagagcacctcaCTAGAGATTcggggggcccgggttcgaatatCAATATGGTTCGTTGCATTTTATCCCTTCctcttacacacacacacacacaaatatatatacataaatgtttaaaaaagtTAATAACTGCATAGCtagcaatattgtgtccaagtgaaatcaaaaacgtcttcaacaaacttgcacgtgcatttcatgccatgggaaatgcgtttctcatcagtttatgcttttgctaccattgcacgaaccagcgacctacggcacccaccgcctagcaagactgtcaaaccagtgcgtaagtccactcggccacaacgacttcccctgtaaaggaagttttgttatgttCCTAAacactggtttgacagtcttgccaggcggtgggtgccgtaggtcgctggttcgaccccgggctggggtgaaaatttttAGTACCTAGTTgtattatttagtgctttatatattaattgattgattatcacatgtatcgtttagatcctaggggttaatgtaaggttgggtgttataattgtttgtttgtgctgtctactaaatattctatacaattgcatcgaaagatccactctccttataaaaatatcttaaacactgaataaCACAGCcactgtgtgagattgcatcagtgtgtataagtagcgctttatgaacataacaaaacttcctttacaggggaagtcgttgtggccgagtggacttacgcactggtttgacagtcttgctaggcggtgggtgccgtaggtcgctggtttgaccccgggctggggtgaaaattttcagtacctagttgtgattatttagtgcttatatatatatatatatatatatatcctctaCAGCATCCAGGGGGGAAAAGGATGGATGATACATTCACCTGGCTAGAATCTATTTCAGTTTGTATCATGGCTGtggtgtttttccttttataagtgtacaataactggagataCACCAGTGGGCGGAACCAtcatatgcatatttttttaaactgtgctgtgtaaataaattattgaacacCACCTGACAATTTCAACACATGGTGAAGTTCAAATTCTAGGCTCGCGGCCGTATCGATATCCATTTTATCATATTCTAGTTTAATTTCACGAAATGTGTGATCCTCACATGCTTGTGAGAAAATTCTCATGGtcatcattgaataaaaactgtaaaCCTAAATCGTGTCAATCGCCAATGATCATAGTTGAGGTGGTCTGATCAGACACATTCTGCACATCCGCTCTCACCAACTATCGGGCGATAAGTGTGCGATGAGCATGCATGGCGGGAAGAAGAAAATACCCAAGCGGTCACCTGACAAAAACTTTACTTTTCATTGGGGTAATAAAGAAAATCACGCAATAACCACTTATCACATGACAGATATTACATTTCTAATTGGTCATGATACATTGTACAAGTAAgttattgattatttatttcggtgtatcttgatttatttggacgaagggcGGAGACTCGTGCTTCGCACTCGTGACCgcccttcgtccaaataaatctcgatattattagggctttccaccttcctgtggaaagtcctattgatattgttctgtttattatttatttgtcttcttttctttccgccgcgagaagcttttgacgtcttaagacttatcgaaaaacaatgtTGTCCATCCTATTCGACATCTCGAAAGAAGCTCACATTTGACCCTGCGtaactgaactttgacctttaacgAACTTAGAGGACTCTACgcgaaaaacccttgttatcggttcTTCTCGAAAACCGTGAATAATAGGAGCATCCGACCTTTTCCAGAACATAGAGGTGACATGGTCCAATTGACATGGGAATTCAACCAAAGGATTCGAGGACCCTTTCAGGAAGTTAGTACCCCTCGTGTTTAACGGTTTCTGCGTAAGAAATTGTCGACTCCTAAAGCATTCGTCGTAGAGACACCGAACCCACTGGAACGGGtcgggtgaccttgaccttgaaaaataggtcaaggtcaaaggtcaaggtcatccccAAAGACCaaaaaatggcactttttataccctctttcccgcttcagatagcagTGAAATACcacatgggtcagcatggaattctggaCGGGTCTCCGTATCACGAATGACAACTCTCAATTTGGACCCCTCTGCGAACTGTGGCGACgcgcgtcgaaaaccttgttatcgctactcctccagAACCGAAAGTCGTAGAGACACGAAACTTTCGCTGAGGAGTTCCCAGTGAAACTCCCTTGCAGCGAGAAGTCAACCGCAGGGAACCGGATCCCCTTGagcagagttattgcccctgcaAATCTCCGATATCGTTATTTAAGCTTCTAACTTGGACAGGAATAGACCTAGAGACACGGGAGCACTTGCCAGAAGaccgatgaccttgaccttcaaaatgaggtcaaggtcaaggtcacacacctCCCGGTGCGAGTCCGTGGTGGTCCACAATACAACACAACAGGACTTGCGGTCTCTCGGCACGTCCTCCTAAAAGCACACTAGATCCATGCACATTGACGCCTGTCCTACGTTCAAACACACATCAAAACAACAagaaaacccttaaaattcCTTTATTTATGGTCTTTGGATGTTACGGCCTTTAAACAATGGCTTTCGTGGCCCTAAACAGTTTATAATTCACTTGGACTTGTTCGTTATTAAGCAAGTCAGTCTGGTGTAGTGGTAGAGAGTCTGTCGCAATGATGGAAGTTAAGCAACATTCATCGTGACGAGTAGTTGGATGGGTGACcgtgggaatttttttttttttttgtttttttttggggggggggggttgggtttgttttttttttatatataattattattaaggATTTAGGCGTTGTCCGGTTAGGCGATAAAAGAAGTGAAGAAGtattgaagttgaaaatgatttgaaaatgaattttgaagaaaaagcactgaaaaggtggaaagtcctctaattgttcgcgaacaattaggattactagttattattattattatcttattcatttataaaccgcaaaattacaaatagtttctatgcgctgtacaatgtttgttcTAATAAGcattgataatatactaataaaaggcCTGAAAGAGCTATAAAGGAAGGAAATGATCAAACAATAGAacgaatttaaataaaacatggtagtaaaatgacaaagttgtcgactttgacttgacaagatacaattggcatACAGGAATTCGTATGTTGGataaaaattcagtttgcaagagcttgcacatggaatccttgattttacactgaattttacattcacaggccatattcacgcttgaacaagagtgttCTTAGGTTCTAGCGGAATGCTCCATGTGCTTCAAGCTCTCGAAGTTCCAGTggcagtttattccacaattgtgcACCTAGTGTTTTTATGGTTCTTGCAccgtatttgtttgatgatttctTCACTACCAGTTTCCATTGGTCGGATGATGGTTTCAAGGTCCTATGTGGCTGGTAAACAGGACATAGCTCTCTCATGTATACTGGTGCTGAGAAAGAGTGAGTGACTTATGTATGGTTGTCAGCAATTTAAACACAACTCGTTGCTTTACAGGCAGCCAGTGTAGTTTTTGAAGTACCGGCGAAATATGTTGTCTGTAGCATGTTCTTGTAAGACAACGTGAAGCGTTGTTCTGAGCCACTTGTAGTCGGTGCATGGTGCGATCGGTCATGCCAAGCAGAAGGGCATTGTGATAGTCAAGGTGGAATATGATGACCTTTGCACATGCTTCCTGGGTGAGATGGTGTTTCACCTTGGATATTCTCCTGATGTTGAAGTACATCTTCCTTACCACGGAGCTGACTTGTATTTCCATTGATAAGGTGGCGTCCAGGGCAGCACCGAGGTTTTTAACAGTAGACTTAGGTGTCAATATTGCTTCATCAATCTTCAGACGGATATCCTTCACAAGGTACTGGTTGTggacaccgaaataaatatacaataactatTACTTGCTGGGTAGTTATTTAAATTGAAAGGCATGTTACATGTAGTTTCATGAAGACAGCTTACACCTCAATTAAAACTCTTGAATACAAAATGCTGAGGATTGCAGTATGATAAGCATTTAATAGCATGACATGAAATAGTTCAGAAAGTTATTCAAAGTGTTTGTTTCCTATTATGGTTTACATTTCATGCCAATTATAGCCATATCAGTGTAATTACCCTTTCCCATTCTCCGAGGAGtgttgaagaagaaaaaaaggggTGGGGGTAATAAGTCTGATAGCCGCGTATAAAAAAACAATCacacaaaaattatttctagttacatatgtaatagaGGAGAAAAAGCACGGTACATTCATATCACATATATGCGAGATTTAAATCACTCAGAATAACAGCTCTGAGGAATGGTGAaactgaccccccccccctcctccaagAAAACCCCGCGATATTTCTTTTAACTAATGAAGACTGGCTTTCCCCGAAGAGGTGGTTACATAATTTAACTTACCAGGCTGACAGTAGTGCCGTATTTGTTTGTTGTGTAGTTCCTTGTGAGCTAGTCCTCCCTTGAAGGTTTTTGTGGATCTGCCTGTGAACTCAATATATTTCCCGCGGTTATCCTCACCAAGAAGGAACTGGTTACATTCAAGGGAATGGTGTTCGTCGTGGCCCCTCGGTCCAAAGAACTTGCAACAATAGAAGAACACAGTATTCTGAAAAGTTTCTGCATTGTTCATCCCGAAAACGCCTCTCTCCCAGATTGTAGTCTCATCTTCAGAAAGTATGGGATCTGCCTGTTTTCGTTTCCCACCTACTCCTCTGCTTAAAGCGTCCTTTATTTTACTGTGCAATATTTTACGGAAATCTGCAAATCTTGGATCCCCCGCATCAAGTAAAATTTTGTCGTGTGTTCCATGATCGCGTAAATATCTCAAAATGCCACAACTAATGTAGAACAATGTTTTCGCTGGATATTCTTTACCGTCTTTTCTACGTACTCTCATTATAAAGCGTCCTAAATAAAAGTTCAGCTGCACCGCGTCCATAGTTTGGATTTCTGGAATAATCAGTTCCTGCCCTTGGCCCTGCGCATTTCTTTCACGGAGCCAGCTTTCAAATATATTGAGAGCCCACTGCGTGTTCTTTTTCGTGTTCTTGTTTTCTTGACTTTCTATTAAAGCCTGGATTTCACTTTCTTCTACTTCTAAACCGAATCGCGGCTCCTCGGGATTTTCAACACATTCCTCTTTCAAATTTGTGAAGTCCAAGTTAAAATTCGCGAAATCTTGGACCGCCGCGGTGTCGACATCCATGTCATCTTAAAGTTTTATTTCCCCTAATGTATTATTCATCTCGATTTCGTCGCATGCTTGTGATAGAATCAAATCCTCGTGATCATTAAATAAAAACTGTAGATCTAGACCCAGTTCGTATATATCACCAATAGTTCTCTGCTCCGACATTTTCAGCATCCACTTTCTTAGATAACCGGACGAATAGTGCGCAATGACCATGCTTGGCGGGAAGGGGAAAATACCCAAACGGTCACCTGACAAAAACTTTACTTTTCATTGGGGTAATTAAAAAATCACGCAATAACCACTTATCACATGACAGATATTATATTTCTAATTGGCCATGAtacaagtaaattaaaaaatcacGCAATAACCACTTGTCACATGACAGATAGTATATTTCTAATTGGTCATGATACAAGt is part of the Ostrea edulis chromosome 2, xbOstEdul1.1, whole genome shotgun sequence genome and harbors:
- the LOC125679961 gene encoding zinc finger MYM-type protein 2-like, whose amino-acid sequence is MDVDTAAVQDFANFNLDFTNLKEECVENPEEPRFGLEVEESEIQALIESQENKNTKKNTQWALNIFESWLRERNAQGQGQELIIPEIQTMDAVQLNFYLGRFIMRVRRKDGKEYPAKTLFYISCGILRYLRDHGTHDKILLDAGDPRFADFRKILHSKIKDALSRGVGGKRKQADPILSEDETTIWERGVFGMNNAETFQNTVFFYCCKFFGPRGHDEHHSLECNQFLLGEDNRGKYIEFTGRSTKTFKGGLAHKELHNKQIRHYCQPGKLNYVTTSSGKASLH